From Solibacillus isronensis, the proteins below share one genomic window:
- a CDS encoding cold-shock protein, protein MKQGTVKWFNSEKGFGFIEVEGENDVFVHFSAIQGEGFKTLEEGQQVEFEVVDGNRGPQASNVIKL, encoded by the coding sequence ATGAAACAAGGTACAGTAAAATGGTTTAACTCAGAAAAAGGTTTTGGCTTCATCGAAGTAGAAGGGGAAAACGATGTATTCGTACACTTTTCTGCAATTCAAGGTGAAGGTTTCAAAACATTAGAAGAAGGACAACAAGTGGAATTCGAAGTTGTAGATGGCAACCGCGGACCACAAGCATCGAATGTAATCAAACTATAA
- a CDS encoding DUF1033 family protein — protein sequence MYKIIYMKADYEPWWQFDGWEEYIVSTEQYDTEHQFQMALNHLLAQFRNKYEFEAHKNERFYAFWSEDECEFCEACDDDAQIYHGIIVLTPEAITQ from the coding sequence ATGTATAAAATTATTTATATGAAGGCAGATTATGAGCCTTGGTGGCAATTTGACGGTTGGGAAGAGTATATCGTATCAACAGAGCAGTATGATACAGAGCATCAATTCCAAATGGCATTGAATCATTTGCTTGCTCAGTTTCGAAACAAATATGAGTTTGAAGCACATAAAAATGAACGATTTTATGCATTTTGGTCAGAGGATGAATGTGAATTTTGTGAAGCCTGTGATGATGATGCCCAAATTTATCATGGCATTATTGTATTAACACCAGAAGCGATTACACAATAA
- a CDS encoding 2-oxoglutarate dehydrogenase E1 component — protein MSNNVLPAGSPWSAFSGPNLGYVLEQYDLFLQSPEEVEPELVELFQAYGGPVFADGQQPVATAAVTGTGDYKKVLAAVKLAESIREYGHLAADLYPLKNRQLDTSRIEESVFNLTAADLQAIPASVFFANVPAGVTNGKEAIDYLKSVYTDKIGVEVAHLQNAEERAWIEAQVEGGTFKTTLSAEEKKAVLERLTRIENFEKFIHKTFVGQKRFSGEGLDTQIILLDEIIKSSEAKGVKNVRIGMAHRGRLNVLTHVLKKPYDMMFSDFAHVSNDLFFPEDGKLEITKGWTGDVKYHMGASYTHDSGLNVKLAYNPSHLEVGNPLVIGSVRAAQDDVSAAGVAKHDPSNAFGIILHGDAAFAGQGIVTEGFNFSQTEGFKTGGTVQIIANNMIGFTTELHDSRSSNYSSDPAKGYDIPVIHVNADSPETVAAVGRFVAEYRAKFKKDIVIDLIGYRRYGHNETDDPTVTNPETYKLVAKHEPIRALYGAELAEAGVLSADEVKALDTAIYAEMQAAYDHVKEMAEKDEHVTPNMPEELKIEFPEIDTKVDAERLAKVNEDLLVFADGFEPQNKLGKILAKRRDAFADGKIDWGHAETLAYATITQDGTPVRFTGQDAQRGTFSQRHLVLHDKNNGSEFTPLHHIEGAKASFSVYNSPLTEAGVVGFEYGYNLENQNVLSVWEAQFGDFANMAQVMFDNFISSARAKWGQKSGFVLLLPHGYEGQGPEHSSSRMERFLQLSAENNWFVANCSNAGNYYHLLRRQAALLGTEGVRPLVVVSPKSLLRHPLAAATAEQLATGRFQEVIEQEGLGKNKEAVEKVVLGTGKVMIDLAERVKDGEGLDHLHIIRVEQIYPFPAQQVKDIIARFPNVKEIVWVQEEPKNQGSWTYVLETLYDIAEGKKVRYVGRPAMSSTSEGDGDSHKAAQAKLVNEALEK, from the coding sequence ATGTCGAACAATGTATTACCTGCAGGTTCTCCATGGTCAGCGTTTTCTGGTCCTAACTTAGGTTACGTATTAGAGCAGTATGACTTATTCCTGCAATCTCCTGAAGAAGTGGAACCGGAACTAGTAGAATTATTCCAAGCTTACGGTGGTCCTGTATTTGCAGATGGTCAACAACCGGTTGCAACAGCAGCAGTAACAGGTACTGGAGACTACAAAAAAGTATTAGCAGCAGTTAAGCTGGCTGAATCAATTCGTGAATACGGCCATTTAGCAGCAGATTTATACCCATTAAAAAATCGTCAATTAGATACTTCACGCATTGAAGAAAGCGTATTCAATTTAACAGCAGCAGATTTACAAGCTATCCCTGCATCAGTATTTTTTGCAAATGTTCCTGCAGGTGTTACAAACGGTAAGGAAGCAATTGATTATTTGAAATCTGTTTACACAGATAAAATAGGTGTGGAAGTTGCACATTTACAAAATGCGGAAGAACGTGCTTGGATCGAAGCTCAAGTTGAAGGCGGAACTTTCAAAACAACGTTATCTGCCGAAGAAAAGAAAGCAGTATTAGAGCGTTTAACACGCATTGAAAACTTTGAAAAATTCATTCATAAAACATTTGTTGGTCAAAAACGTTTCTCTGGAGAAGGTTTAGACACTCAAATCATTTTATTAGACGAAATTATCAAATCTTCAGAAGCTAAAGGTGTAAAAAACGTTCGAATCGGTATGGCACACCGTGGTCGTTTAAACGTATTAACTCACGTATTAAAAAAACCATACGATATGATGTTCTCTGATTTCGCCCATGTTTCTAACGACCTTTTCTTCCCTGAAGATGGTAAATTAGAAATTACAAAAGGCTGGACTGGCGACGTGAAATATCATATGGGTGCATCTTACACTCATGATTCTGGATTGAACGTTAAATTAGCTTACAACCCGTCTCACTTAGAAGTAGGAAATCCGCTTGTAATCGGTTCTGTACGTGCAGCACAAGATGATGTATCAGCAGCTGGTGTTGCGAAACATGATCCATCAAATGCATTCGGTATCATCCTGCATGGTGACGCGGCATTCGCTGGTCAAGGGATTGTAACTGAAGGCTTCAACTTCTCTCAAACAGAAGGATTCAAAACAGGTGGTACAGTTCAAATTATCGCGAACAACATGATCGGTTTCACAACTGAGTTACATGATTCACGTTCATCTAATTATTCATCTGACCCTGCAAAAGGCTATGATATTCCGGTTATTCATGTAAACGCTGACAGCCCTGAAACAGTGGCAGCTGTTGGTCGCTTTGTTGCGGAATACCGTGCGAAGTTCAAAAAGGATATCGTAATCGACTTAATCGGTTACCGCCGATACGGTCATAACGAAACAGATGATCCGACTGTTACAAACCCTGAAACATACAAATTAGTTGCAAAACATGAGCCGATTCGTGCATTGTATGGTGCAGAATTAGCAGAAGCGGGTGTTTTATCTGCTGATGAAGTAAAAGCTTTAGATACTGCTATTTATGCGGAAATGCAAGCTGCGTATGATCATGTAAAAGAAATGGCTGAAAAAGACGAGCATGTAACGCCTAATATGCCGGAAGAACTAAAAATCGAATTCCCTGAAATCGATACTAAAGTAGATGCTGAGCGTCTGGCTAAAGTAAATGAAGATTTACTTGTGTTTGCAGATGGTTTTGAACCGCAAAACAAGTTAGGTAAAATTTTAGCAAAACGCCGTGATGCATTCGCAGATGGTAAAATTGACTGGGGTCATGCTGAAACATTAGCATATGCAACAATCACACAAGATGGCACACCAGTTCGTTTCACTGGTCAGGATGCACAGCGTGGTACGTTCTCTCAACGTCACTTAGTATTACATGATAAAAACAATGGTTCTGAATTCACACCATTACATCACATTGAAGGTGCAAAAGCATCATTCTCAGTTTATAACTCACCACTTACAGAAGCAGGTGTAGTAGGTTTTGAATACGGGTACAATTTAGAAAACCAAAATGTATTATCAGTATGGGAAGCACAATTCGGTGACTTTGCAAACATGGCGCAAGTAATGTTTGATAACTTCATCTCAAGTGCCCGCGCTAAATGGGGTCAAAAATCTGGATTCGTACTTCTTTTACCACATGGTTATGAAGGTCAAGGTCCGGAACACTCATCAAGCCGTATGGAACGATTCCTGCAATTATCTGCAGAAAATAACTGGTTCGTAGCAAACTGTTCAAATGCAGGCAACTACTACCACTTATTACGACGTCAAGCGGCATTACTAGGTACAGAAGGTGTACGTCCATTAGTAGTGGTTTCTCCAAAATCACTTTTACGTCACCCACTTGCTGCAGCTACTGCTGAACAACTTGCAACTGGTCGCTTCCAGGAAGTAATCGAGCAAGAAGGTTTAGGCAAAAACAAAGAAGCGGTTGAAAAAGTAGTACTTGGTACTGGTAAAGTAATGATCGATTTAGCAGAACGCGTGAAAGACGGCGAAGGGCTTGATCACTTACACATCATCCGTGTTGAACAAATTTATCCATTCCCTGCACAACAAGTGAAAGATATTATCGCTCGTTTCCCGAATGTTAAAGAAATCGTTTGGGTACAGGAAGAACCGAAAAACCAAGGTTCATGGACATATGTTCTTGAAACATTATATGATATAGCAGAAGGCAAAAAAGTGCGCTATGTAGGACGTCCTGCAATGAGCTCAACTTCTGAAGGCGATGGCGATTCACATAAAGCAGCACAAGCTAAATTAGTGAACGAAGCACTTGAAAAGTAA
- a CDS encoding transporter substrate-binding domain-containing protein, with protein sequence MKKRLLILLTAMTMLLLAACGTSDEGTTSGSDSDKKVIKIGMEAAYAPFNWSQKDDANGGVQIAGSKEYAAGYDVEIAKKIAEGLDMELQIVKTDWDGLIPSLQSGAIDLVIAGMSPMPERKEVIDFTENYYTSDYVIVVKEDGPYANATSLSDFADAKITGQQATTHYDVIDQIEGVQKQVAATDFGAMRVQLQSGAIDGYVSERPEGISAEMALNNIKYIVPEPNFEADEASTAVAVGLKKGSDLREQINKVLAEISDEERQQLMEDAIANQPAAQ encoded by the coding sequence ATGAAAAAGAGACTATTAATTTTATTGACTGCCATGACAATGCTATTGCTAGCAGCTTGTGGTACAAGCGATGAAGGTACTACAAGCGGTTCAGATTCAGACAAAAAAGTTATTAAAATCGGTATGGAAGCAGCGTATGCGCCTTTTAACTGGTCACAAAAAGATGATGCCAATGGCGGAGTTCAAATTGCAGGTTCAAAGGAATACGCAGCAGGCTATGATGTGGAAATTGCAAAAAAAATTGCAGAAGGTCTGGACATGGAATTACAAATTGTTAAAACAGACTGGGATGGCTTGATTCCATCATTACAATCAGGTGCCATTGATCTAGTAATTGCTGGTATGTCACCAATGCCTGAACGTAAGGAAGTAATTGATTTCACGGAGAACTATTATACAAGTGACTATGTCATTGTTGTAAAAGAAGACGGCCCATATGCAAATGCAACTTCATTATCTGACTTTGCAGATGCAAAAATTACAGGTCAGCAAGCGACAACACATTATGATGTAATCGATCAAATCGAAGGTGTTCAAAAACAAGTAGCGGCAACTGATTTTGGTGCAATGCGCGTGCAATTACAGTCAGGCGCAATCGATGGATACGTTTCAGAACGTCCAGAAGGTATCTCAGCTGAAATGGCTCTGAACAATATTAAATACATCGTACCTGAACCAAACTTCGAAGCAGACGAAGCCTCAACAGCTGTAGCAGTAGGTTTGAAAAAGGGTTCAGATTTACGTGAACAAATTAACAAAGTTTTAGCTGAAATTTCGGATGAAGAGCGTCAACAATTAATGGAAGACGCAATTGCAAATCAACCAGCAGCACAATAA
- a CDS encoding 5-bromo-4-chloroindolyl phosphate hydrolysis family protein, whose amino-acid sequence MLGPINFLTRHLINVLVLSTAVTLTFVNFTGITTMLALPLGAAAYFISNKVTYAIQKTAQSKKIGLSKSEYNLIEAQLKQARSHIQALNQQYVRVRSVRSFKQINEMSKLAKRIINIVQTNPHKFYAVEDFFYAHLPSAVQLSDKYTLLTKEQVPGTEVHLALEDTRRTLKELQITMESDLKSALSSDIENLKIELDFAKLSNEKRKDRLKIGGE is encoded by the coding sequence ATGCTTGGTCCTATAAATTTTCTAACACGACATCTAATTAATGTATTAGTTTTATCAACAGCGGTCACTCTTACGTTTGTTAATTTTACCGGCATAACAACGATGCTGGCATTACCTCTTGGAGCAGCAGCATATTTCATCAGTAATAAAGTAACTTACGCTATTCAAAAAACGGCACAAAGTAAAAAAATCGGGCTTTCCAAATCGGAATACAATTTAATCGAAGCACAATTAAAACAGGCCCGTTCACATATTCAGGCATTAAACCAGCAATATGTCAGAGTGCGTTCGGTACGTTCTTTTAAGCAAATAAATGAAATGTCAAAACTGGCAAAGCGCATTATTAATATAGTGCAGACAAATCCGCACAAGTTTTATGCAGTGGAAGATTTCTTCTATGCACACTTGCCGTCAGCCGTACAGCTTTCTGATAAATATACGTTGCTGACAAAAGAGCAAGTACCTGGTACGGAAGTACATTTAGCGTTGGAAGATACGCGCAGAACTTTAAAAGAGCTGCAAATTACGATGGAATCTGATTTGAAAAGTGCTTTATCTTCGGATATCGAAAACTTGAAAATCGAACTCGACTTTGCAAAATTGTCGAATGAAAAGCGTAAAGATCGATTAAAAATCGGCGGTGAGTAA
- the odhB gene encoding 2-oxoglutarate dehydrogenase complex dihydrolipoyllysine-residue succinyltransferase, whose product MAEIKVPELAESITEGTIAQWVKKVGDRVEKGEFIVELETDKVNAEIISEEAGVLKQILAEEGDTVLVGQVIAVVEAGEGAAPAPAAKEETPAAAPAPAKEEAPKAAAPAPVAVEETSGERVIASPAARKLAREKGIDLAAISPVDPQGRVRVQDVAAHGTAPAAPAASAAQAPAAGNGPMIFTPAADTDRVTVEKMSRRRQTIAKRLLEVKQSTAMLTTFNEIDMTNIMALRKRKQDEFVKANDIKLGFMSFFTKAVVAALKKYPYVNAQINGDEIHLNNFFDIGIAVSTEEGLVVPVVRDANAKNFAEIEKNIAELAGKARDKKLGLNDMAGGSFTITNGGVFGSLMSTPIMNGTQAGILGMHSIVNRPVAVNGEVQIRPMMYVALSYDHRIIDGKDSVGFLKTVKEMIENPEDLLLNS is encoded by the coding sequence GTGGCTGAAATTAAAGTCCCTGAATTAGCAGAATCAATTACTGAAGGTACAATTGCCCAGTGGGTGAAAAAAGTTGGAGATCGCGTAGAAAAAGGCGAATTCATCGTTGAGTTAGAAACTGATAAAGTTAATGCTGAAATCATCTCTGAAGAAGCAGGCGTTTTAAAACAAATTTTAGCTGAAGAAGGCGATACTGTATTAGTAGGACAAGTAATCGCAGTAGTTGAAGCAGGCGAAGGCGCAGCACCTGCACCAGCTGCTAAAGAAGAAACACCAGCAGCAGCTCCGGCTCCAGCAAAAGAAGAAGCTCCTAAAGCAGCAGCACCTGCACCAGTTGCAGTTGAAGAAACTTCAGGTGAGCGTGTAATCGCTTCACCGGCAGCTCGTAAATTAGCTCGTGAAAAAGGTATCGACTTAGCAGCAATCTCACCTGTTGACCCACAAGGTCGCGTACGTGTACAAGACGTTGCAGCACACGGTACAGCACCAGCAGCTCCTGCAGCATCAGCTGCCCAAGCTCCAGCAGCAGGTAATGGTCCAATGATCTTCACACCAGCAGCTGATACAGACCGTGTAACAGTTGAAAAAATGAGCCGCCGTCGTCAAACAATTGCAAAACGTTTATTAGAAGTAAAACAATCAACTGCAATGTTAACTACTTTCAATGAAATTGATATGACGAACATTATGGCATTACGTAAGCGTAAACAAGATGAGTTCGTGAAAGCTAACGATATTAAATTAGGCTTCATGTCATTCTTCACAAAAGCTGTAGTAGCAGCATTAAAGAAATATCCATATGTAAATGCACAAATTAACGGTGATGAAATTCACTTAAACAACTTCTTCGATATCGGTATTGCTGTATCAACAGAAGAAGGTTTAGTAGTACCGGTTGTTCGTGATGCAAACGCTAAAAACTTCGCTGAAATCGAGAAAAACATTGCGGAATTAGCTGGTAAAGCACGCGACAAAAAATTAGGCTTAAACGACATGGCTGGCGGATCATTCACAATCACTAACGGTGGTGTGTTCGGTTCATTAATGTCAACACCAATCATGAATGGTACTCAAGCTGGTATTTTAGGTATGCACTCAATCGTAAACCGTCCAGTAGCTGTTAATGGGGAAGTTCAAATTCGTCCAATGATGTATGTAGCATTATCTTACGACCACCGTATCATCGATGGTAAAGATTCTGTTGGCTTCTTAAAAACAGTAAAAGAAATGATCGAAAACCCAGAAGATTTATTATTAAATTCTTAA
- a CDS encoding toxic anion resistance protein produces MNMTNNPFDAFTASENVDLQVSKEQFAVNVANNAASPLFASLSNDMKQRALQLAQNLEPKNYETVLAFGLPAQEALKKFTTQMLQYIQRKDVRKVGEVLSDLMQHLEMIDPDALIEQDKGFFAKLFSRSTQSIQEIMTHYNKLSKRIDRLSIQLEYNQNALLNDYQFLNKLYAINEDYFQEINVYIATLEIKKQHMRDVVLPALQKEIVDGQNPFKQHELKDIEMQIEWIDRRMYDLELSREVAIQYAPQIRMIQQTNQMLIEKIQSSIMTTIPLWQSQIAMLLNMNNQRRAIRSQERLMDASEQLMRKNGKMLEVSKKAANRPALSHSDIDRFKQTQMQLLHDIEDTLRVHVQTDERRHEIEHTILEQK; encoded by the coding sequence ATGAATATGACAAACAATCCTTTTGATGCCTTTACAGCGAGTGAAAACGTTGACTTGCAAGTAAGTAAAGAACAATTTGCGGTGAATGTTGCAAACAATGCAGCCTCACCGCTTTTCGCATCATTATCAAATGATATGAAACAGCGGGCACTGCAATTAGCCCAAAATTTAGAGCCAAAAAATTACGAAACGGTTTTGGCATTTGGTTTACCCGCACAAGAAGCACTGAAAAAATTCACGACCCAGATGCTGCAGTATATTCAACGCAAAGATGTTCGGAAAGTCGGTGAAGTATTATCCGATTTAATGCAGCATTTGGAGATGATTGACCCGGATGCATTGATTGAACAGGATAAAGGTTTTTTTGCTAAACTTTTCAGCCGTTCCACACAGTCCATTCAAGAAATTATGACCCACTACAATAAGTTAAGTAAACGCATTGATCGCTTAAGCATCCAACTGGAATATAATCAAAATGCACTATTAAACGATTACCAGTTTTTAAATAAACTCTATGCGATCAATGAAGATTATTTTCAGGAAATCAATGTTTATATTGCAACACTGGAAATTAAAAAACAGCATATGCGGGATGTTGTCCTACCTGCACTGCAAAAAGAAATTGTAGATGGACAAAATCCGTTTAAACAGCATGAACTGAAAGATATTGAAATGCAAATCGAGTGGATTGACCGCCGTATGTATGATTTGGAACTTTCGCGTGAAGTGGCAATTCAATATGCACCGCAAATCCGAATGATTCAGCAAACAAATCAAATGTTAATCGAAAAAATTCAAAGTTCGATTATGACGACCATCCCATTATGGCAGTCTCAAATAGCCATGTTATTAAACATGAACAATCAGCGTCGTGCGATACGATCTCAGGAACGTCTTATGGATGCATCGGAACAATTGATGCGTAAAAACGGCAAGATGTTGGAAGTGTCCAAAAAAGCTGCAAATCGACCAGCATTATCCCATAGTGATATTGACCGATTTAAACAAACCCAGATGCAATTGCTGCATGATATTGAGGATACATTACGCGTGCACGTACAGACAGACGAAAGGCGCCATGAAATCGAGCATACGATACTGGAACAGAAATAA
- a CDS encoding DUF6501 family protein, with translation MLHLNWKDAPTIRTVKCVHTDASKYLVSNVLTVGKEYEVKNETEEFIFVIDNTGEVGGFYKEYFA, from the coding sequence ATGCTACATTTAAATTGGAAAGATGCACCGACAATTCGCACGGTAAAATGTGTACATACAGATGCATCGAAATATTTAGTATCAAACGTATTAACAGTAGGCAAAGAATATGAAGTAAAAAACGAAACTGAAGAGTTCATCTTTGTAATCGACAACACAGGTGAAGTTGGCGGTTTCTACAAAGAATACTTCGCTTAA
- a CDS encoding ABC-F family ATP-binding cassette domain-containing protein, protein MIQVSGVGLRYGDRKLFDDVNIKFTPGNCYGLIGANGAGKSTFLKILSGDIEAQEGHVSMGKDERLSVLKQNHFEYDEFNVLDTVVMGNKRLWEVKAEKDAIYMKPEMTDEDGMRAAELEGEFADMNGWEAESDAATLLNGLGIGDDLHYMMMADLEGSDKVKVLLAQALFGKPDVLLLDEPTNHLDLKAIKWLEEFLINFENTVIVVSHDRHFLNKVCTHIADLDFGKIQLYVGNYDFWYESSQLAQKMMADQNKKKEEKIKELKEFVARFSANASKSSQATSRKKMLDKIELDDIRPSSRKYPFINFQTGREIGNDVLTVDGLTASQDGETLFKDIRFSMNKEDKIILLGSPNAKSAFMDILMGRKQADAGTYKWGVTTSQSYFEMDHDQYFGGNEKSLVEWLRPYSPEDETESFLRGFLGRMLFSGEEVKKSPAVLSGGEKVRCMLSKMMLSNSNVLLLDEPTNHLDLESIQALNEGLIRFKGAMIFTSHDHQFIQTIANRVIEIREDGSILDKPLTYDEYLEWKDAQGLS, encoded by the coding sequence ATGATTCAAGTATCAGGTGTAGGTCTACGTTATGGTGACCGTAAATTATTTGACGATGTAAATATTAAATTCACACCAGGTAACTGTTATGGTCTTATTGGAGCAAACGGTGCTGGTAAATCGACATTCTTAAAAATCTTATCTGGTGATATTGAGGCACAAGAAGGCCACGTATCAATGGGTAAAGATGAGCGTCTTTCAGTATTAAAGCAAAACCACTTCGAATACGATGAATTTAACGTATTAGATACAGTTGTAATGGGTAACAAACGTCTTTGGGAAGTAAAAGCTGAAAAAGACGCAATCTACATGAAACCGGAAATGACAGACGAAGATGGTATGCGTGCTGCTGAACTTGAAGGCGAATTCGCTGACATGAACGGTTGGGAAGCAGAATCTGATGCTGCAACACTTTTAAACGGTCTAGGTATCGGCGATGACTTGCACTACATGATGATGGCTGACTTAGAAGGTTCGGACAAAGTAAAAGTATTACTAGCGCAAGCTTTATTCGGCAAGCCGGACGTATTACTGCTGGATGAGCCTACAAACCACTTGGACTTAAAAGCGATTAAATGGCTGGAAGAGTTTTTAATTAACTTTGAAAACACAGTTATCGTTGTATCCCATGACCGTCACTTCTTAAATAAAGTATGTACACATATCGCTGACTTAGACTTTGGTAAAATTCAGCTTTATGTTGGTAACTACGATTTCTGGTATGAGTCAAGTCAATTAGCGCAAAAAATGATGGCAGACCAAAACAAGAAAAAAGAAGAGAAAATTAAAGAATTAAAAGAATTCGTTGCACGTTTCTCTGCAAACGCATCGAAATCTTCTCAAGCAACGTCTCGTAAAAAAATGCTTGATAAGATTGAGCTGGATGACATCCGTCCTTCAAGCCGTAAGTACCCGTTCATCAACTTCCAAACTGGACGTGAAATCGGGAATGACGTATTAACAGTTGATGGCTTAACAGCTTCACAAGATGGCGAAACATTATTCAAAGACATCCGCTTCTCAATGAACAAAGAAGATAAAATTATCCTTTTAGGTTCACCAAATGCAAAATCTGCATTTATGGATATTTTAATGGGTCGTAAACAAGCAGATGCCGGTACGTATAAATGGGGTGTCACAACATCTCAAAGCTACTTCGAAATGGATCATGACCAATACTTTGGCGGTAACGAAAAGTCATTAGTTGAATGGTTACGCCCTTATTCTCCGGAAGATGAAACTGAATCGTTCTTACGTGGTTTCTTAGGCCGTATGCTATTCTCAGGTGAAGAAGTGAAGAAATCTCCTGCTGTACTTTCAGGTGGAGAGAAAGTTCGCTGTATGCTTTCAAAAATGATGCTTTCAAACTCGAACGTATTGTTATTAGATGAGCCAACAAACCACTTAGACCTTGAATCAATTCAAGCATTGAATGAAGGCTTAATCCGCTTCAAAGGTGCGATGATCTTTACATCACATGACCACCAATTCATTCAAACAATCGCAAACCGCGTAATCGAAATCCGTGAAGACGGTTCTATTTTAGATAAACCATTAACATATGATGAGTATCTAGAGTGGAAAGATGCACAAGGCTTAAGCTAA
- a CDS encoding amino acid ABC transporter permease — MAFLESSWNLFTNNWDLFVRGAWTALLLAIIGTICGTLIGFFIGIMHTIPQRKKNIKSAILKVFNFILTAYVEIFRGTPMMVQAMVVFYGLVYLGIDIDRFLAASIVISLNTGAYMAEYVRGGIVSIDKGQFEAAQAIGMNHLQTMIHIVLPQVARNILPATGNQFVMNIKDSSVLSVISVVELFFTANSIAGSNYKYIEAFFIATVLYFIMTFTVTRFLLLFEKKMDGPSSYKVELITGNKLDKDGE, encoded by the coding sequence ATGGCATTTTTAGAATCATCATGGAACTTGTTTACGAACAACTGGGATTTATTTGTACGTGGAGCTTGGACTGCACTTCTGTTGGCAATTATCGGGACAATTTGTGGAACACTGATCGGATTTTTCATTGGAATTATGCACACAATTCCACAACGCAAAAAAAATATTAAATCAGCTATTCTGAAAGTCTTTAACTTTATTTTAACGGCTTATGTGGAAATTTTCAGGGGCACGCCAATGATGGTACAGGCGATGGTCGTATTTTATGGTCTTGTCTACTTAGGGATCGATATTGACCGCTTTCTAGCAGCTTCTATCGTTATTAGTTTAAACACAGGAGCCTACATGGCCGAGTATGTGCGTGGTGGTATCGTATCAATTGATAAAGGCCAATTCGAGGCTGCACAAGCGATTGGAATGAATCACCTGCAAACGATGATTCATATTGTTCTGCCGCAAGTAGCACGCAATATTTTACCTGCAACGGGGAATCAGTTCGTTATGAATATTAAAGATTCATCTGTATTAAGTGTTATTTCGGTAGTGGAACTGTTCTTTACTGCTAATTCGATTGCGGGCAGTAACTATAAATATATTGAAGCGTTCTTTATCGCGACGGTATTATACTTTATTATGACATTTACTGTAACTCGTTTCTTACTATTATTCGAGAAAAAGATGGACGGACCTTCCTCGTATAAAGTGGAGCTCATTACAGGCAACAAGCTAGATAAGGATGGTGAATAA
- a CDS encoding amino acid ABC transporter ATP-binding protein has translation MTVVIDINHLNKKFGDHEVLKDVNFQVNKGEVVTLIGSSGSGKSTLLRCINLLETPTAGEIIYNGENILNDGHQIEKYRTHLGMVFQQFNLFNNLDVLNNCIVGQIKVLKRSKDEAERNAIKYLELVGMSAYKNAKPKHLSGGQKQRVAIARALAMDPDVMLFDEPTSALDPEMVGEVLKVMRHLADQGNTMLIVTHEMEFAKEVSDRIVFMDKGVIVEEGPPEQLLVNPKHDRTKEFLKRTLR, from the coding sequence ATGACAGTTGTAATTGATATTAACCATTTAAATAAAAAATTCGGTGATCATGAAGTATTGAAAGATGTTAATTTCCAAGTAAACAAAGGGGAAGTAGTAACATTGATCGGCTCTTCAGGTTCCGGAAAATCAACACTTTTACGCTGTATTAATTTACTGGAAACACCAACAGCAGGGGAAATAATCTATAATGGTGAAAATATTTTAAATGACGGACATCAAATTGAAAAGTACCGTACGCATTTAGGTATGGTATTCCAGCAGTTCAATTTATTCAATAATTTGGATGTACTAAATAACTGTATTGTTGGCCAAATCAAAGTGCTAAAGCGTTCAAAAGATGAAGCAGAACGGAATGCAATAAAATATTTGGAACTTGTCGGGATGAGCGCCTATAAAAATGCGAAACCGAAACATTTATCCGGTGGACAGAAACAACGTGTCGCAATTGCACGTGCATTAGCGATGGATCCGGATGTAATGCTGTTCGATGAACCGACATCAGCACTTGACCCTGAAATGGTAGGGGAAGTGTTAAAAGTAATGCGCCATCTGGCAGATCAAGGAAATACGATGCTGATCGTTACACATGAAATGGAGTTTGCCAAGGAAGTATCGGACCGGATTGTATTCATGGATAAAGGGGTTATCGTTGAGGAAGGCCCTCCGGAACAATTGCTTGTAAACCCAAAACACGACCGAACAAAAGAGTTCTTGAAACGAACATTACGGTAA